Proteins encoded in a region of the Isosphaeraceae bacterium EP7 genome:
- a CDS encoding LuxR C-terminal-related transcriptional regulator gives MTDRGPQKRRRSYRPTVETLEAVRLLDAASNLLADLAAERSTVEPNAAYGSSLAGDTSAWDAALGQTRLSDLLGKTTALDQSADVIKGLGQLDRYLTRAWSRAGIAPQKHEDSTQAVYVTLLQTLGRDRFDDLLGEIGHSGIRDVLSRETVEGPDFFRAIDTVKKRAQRERSYQPLDLVESSMVAVAPSPDPDDWSSTIRQAVSKTLTTREADLIDSTMRGETPAEIASRWGVAPKTVSNEKTRAFQKLRDALSADLNG, from the coding sequence GTGACCGATCGCGGACCTCAAAAGCGACGACGCAGCTATCGGCCGACGGTCGAGACGCTCGAGGCCGTGCGTCTGCTCGACGCGGCTTCGAATCTCCTGGCCGACCTGGCCGCCGAGCGATCGACGGTCGAGCCGAACGCGGCCTACGGCTCATCGCTCGCAGGCGATACATCCGCCTGGGACGCGGCGCTCGGCCAGACTCGTCTCTCGGACCTCCTGGGCAAGACGACTGCCCTCGACCAATCCGCCGACGTCATCAAGGGGCTCGGCCAACTCGACCGCTATCTGACCCGGGCGTGGTCCCGCGCCGGAATCGCTCCCCAGAAGCATGAGGACAGCACCCAGGCCGTTTACGTCACCCTGCTTCAGACCCTGGGACGGGACCGATTTGATGACCTCCTGGGTGAGATCGGCCATTCGGGCATTCGCGACGTCCTGAGTCGCGAGACGGTCGAGGGGCCCGACTTCTTCCGCGCCATCGACACGGTCAAGAAGCGGGCCCAGCGAGAACGCTCCTACCAGCCGCTCGACCTGGTCGAATCTTCGATGGTGGCCGTCGCTCCTTCTCCCGACCCGGATGACTGGTCCTCGACGATCCGGCAGGCGGTATCGAAGACGCTGACGACCCGCGAAGCGGACCTGATCGATTCCACAATGCGAGGCGAGACCCCCGCCGAGATCGCATCCCGCTGGGGCGTCGCGCCCAAGACGGTCAGCAACGAGAAGACGAGGGCCTTCCAGAAGCTCCGCGATGCCCTGTCGGCGGACCTAAACGGCTGA
- a CDS encoding DSD1 family PLP-dependent enzyme: MLLSPVGLTLDQLDSPALLLDLDAFEHNAAKMAGHLAERGIQWRPHSKAFKSPVIAHRLKCFGAIGVTVAKISEAEVMAQGGIDDILIAHLVVGQSKVRRLAALQRIADVKATVDHIDQVGPISRAAIEAGTTVGLLVDVDLGMGRTGVTSPEAAVKLARQVADAPGLRFDGVMGYEGHTVPMPDVVEKQAAIVAAIGRLNLAREAVNAAGLPTRIVSAGGTGSYQVTADLPGTTELQAGGGIFYCNYYSKVCQVVEHSPALTVLTTVVSRPRPGRAILDAGLKSMSEHRTPPTVKGHPDYRVVGLSAEHATVDLPEGADPRIGEFLELIPGYSDLTFVLHDRVLAHRRGRVEASWPIAGRGMLQ, translated from the coding sequence ATGCTGCTCAGCCCAGTCGGCCTCACCCTGGATCAGCTCGACTCCCCTGCCCTCCTCCTCGACCTCGACGCTTTCGAACACAACGCGGCGAAGATGGCCGGGCACCTCGCGGAGCGTGGGATCCAGTGGCGGCCGCACTCCAAGGCGTTCAAGTCGCCGGTGATTGCCCACAGGCTGAAATGCTTCGGGGCGATCGGCGTGACGGTGGCCAAGATCTCCGAGGCCGAGGTCATGGCCCAGGGAGGAATCGATGACATCCTCATCGCCCACCTCGTCGTCGGCCAGAGCAAGGTCCGCCGCCTGGCGGCGCTCCAGCGGATTGCCGACGTGAAGGCGACGGTCGACCACATCGACCAAGTCGGGCCGATCTCCCGGGCGGCGATCGAGGCCGGCACAACGGTCGGCCTGCTCGTCGATGTGGACCTGGGGATGGGAAGGACGGGGGTCACGTCGCCTGAGGCCGCCGTAAAGCTTGCAAGGCAAGTTGCCGACGCACCAGGCCTTCGGTTCGATGGAGTGATGGGATACGAGGGCCATACCGTCCCCATGCCCGACGTCGTTGAGAAGCAAGCGGCGATCGTAGCGGCGATCGGCCGCTTGAATCTTGCCAGGGAGGCCGTCAACGCGGCAGGCTTGCCCACCCGGATCGTCTCCGCCGGCGGGACCGGCTCGTACCAGGTCACCGCCGATCTGCCCGGGACCACCGAATTGCAGGCAGGGGGCGGCATCTTCTATTGCAATTACTATTCGAAGGTCTGCCAGGTCGTCGAGCACTCCCCTGCCCTGACCGTCCTGACGACGGTGGTCAGTCGGCCTCGGCCTGGCCGGGCCATCCTCGACGCCGGACTGAAGTCGATGAGCGAGCACCGGACCCCGCCCACCGTGAAGGGACACCCCGATTATCGGGTGGTCGGGCTCTCGGCCGAGCACGCGACCGTCGATTTGCCGGAAGGAGCCGACCCACGAATCGGAGAATTCTTGGAATTAATTCCCGGTTATAGCGACCTGACTTTCGTGCTCCACGACCGTGTTTTGGCCCATCGACGGGGCCGGGTCGAGGCATCCTGGCCGATCGCCGGGCGAGGAATGTTGCAATAA
- a CDS encoding Gfo/Idh/MocA family oxidoreductase, translated as MSTAAAVAGSRLTRGAGPNDRVRVAVIGVHSRGVDLVNEFARQPGAELVAICDIDPSTFAKPLKTAEAAGIPAPRTEADFRKILEDKSIDAIAVATPDHWHALMTVMGCQAGKDVYVEKPASHNVVEGRRMIEASRKYGRIVQVGTQRRSMPHIHDAVAYVKSGALGKVGMARAWIHQQRKPIGKGAPGPVPEGVNYDLWQGPALDRPFMANRFHYNWHWFWNWGTGEIGNNGIHGVDVARWGLGVDTPTTVTSGGGKYVFDDDQEVPDTQIVTWDYPGTCIVWEHRMWSKHGEEGSGFGIAFYGDAGTLIVDSKGWHVEDGPEAGGKQTEGQAAHVKNFLDCVRSRQAPAADVEIGHASTRLCHMGNIAHRLGRKLTWDAATESFGKDNEANALLSREYGRRFEMPSQV; from the coding sequence ATGAGCACGGCCGCCGCGGTCGCGGGGTCGAGGTTGACGCGCGGGGCCGGGCCCAATGATCGGGTTCGGGTGGCCGTCATCGGGGTGCACAGCCGTGGCGTCGACCTCGTCAACGAGTTTGCCAGGCAACCTGGCGCGGAACTCGTGGCGATCTGCGATATCGATCCGTCGACATTCGCCAAGCCCCTGAAGACGGCCGAGGCCGCCGGAATCCCCGCTCCCCGGACCGAGGCCGATTTCCGCAAGATCCTCGAAGACAAGTCGATCGACGCGATCGCCGTGGCCACTCCCGACCACTGGCATGCCCTGATGACGGTGATGGGCTGTCAGGCTGGCAAGGACGTCTACGTCGAGAAGCCCGCCAGCCACAACGTCGTCGAGGGACGGCGGATGATCGAGGCCTCCCGAAAATATGGCCGGATCGTCCAGGTCGGAACCCAACGGCGGAGCATGCCGCACATCCACGACGCCGTCGCCTACGTGAAGTCGGGAGCCTTGGGCAAGGTCGGGATGGCCCGGGCATGGATCCACCAGCAACGCAAGCCGATCGGCAAAGGGGCCCCCGGTCCGGTGCCCGAGGGGGTCAATTACGACCTCTGGCAGGGCCCGGCGCTCGACCGCCCATTCATGGCAAACCGGTTCCACTACAACTGGCACTGGTTCTGGAATTGGGGGACCGGTGAGATCGGCAACAACGGGATCCACGGAGTCGACGTCGCGCGCTGGGGCCTGGGAGTCGACACCCCGACGACGGTGACTTCCGGCGGCGGGAAGTATGTCTTCGACGACGACCAAGAGGTTCCCGACACCCAGATCGTGACCTGGGACTATCCCGGGACGTGCATCGTCTGGGAGCACCGGATGTGGTCGAAGCACGGCGAGGAGGGCTCGGGCTTCGGCATCGCGTTCTACGGAGACGCCGGGACCTTGATCGTCGACTCGAAGGGCTGGCACGTCGAAGACGGGCCCGAAGCGGGTGGCAAGCAGACCGAGGGTCAGGCGGCCCACGTGAAGAACTTCCTCGATTGCGTCCGATCGCGCCAGGCACCCGCCGCCGACGTCGAGATTGGTCACGCCAGCACTCGGCTCTGCCACATGGGCAACATTGCCCATCGACTGGGCCGGAAGTTGACCTGGGACGCCGCGACCGAGTCGTTCGGGAAAGACAACGAAGCCAACGCCCTGCTCTCTCGCGAGTACGGCCGCCGGTTCGAGATGCCTTCGCAGGTCTGA